In Onthophagus taurus isolate NC chromosome 6, IU_Otau_3.0, whole genome shotgun sequence, a genomic segment contains:
- the LOC139430143 gene encoding uncharacterized protein: MQCEKQRAITSQQLMGQLPPPRVTPSRPFLHSGVDYAGPFQLRTIRGRGGRFYKGYLILFVCLSTSAIHLEVATDYSTSGFIAAYKRFTGRRGLCKCIYSDCGTNLVGADRELRNLFSAANKEWRALAQLLADDGTAWKFNPPSAPHFGGKWESNIKSVKNHLKKIVGSTTVLQEFRIYSVNKQ, encoded by the coding sequence ATGCAGTGCGAAAAACAACGAGCTATTACAAGTCAACAATTAATGGGTCAGCTTCCACCACCGCGAGTTACACCTTCACGACCATTTCTTCATTCTGGAGTGGATTATGCTGGTCCTTTTCAACTTCGTACGATCCGCGGAAGAGGGGGGAGATTCTACAAGGGGtacttaattctttttgtttgtttaagcACATCTGCCATTCATTTGGAAGTTGCTACCGATTACTCTACCAGTGGTTTTATCGCAGCCTATAAACGGTTCACTGGTAGAAGAGGATTATGCAAATGTATTTACAGTGACTGTGGTACTAACCTGGTGGGAGCAGATCGGGAGCttcgtaatttattttcagCTGCAAACAAGGAATGGAGGGCACTCGCTCAACTTCTTGCTGACGATGGGACAGCATGGAAATTCAATCCTCCGTCAGCACCCCATTTTGGAGGAAAATGGGAATCCAACATCAAGAGTGTAAAGAAtcatttgaagaaaatagttGGTAGTACAACTGTTTTGCAAGAGTTTAGAATTTACTCAGTTAATAAACAATGA
- the LOC139430144 gene encoding uncharacterized protein translates to MGGGGDGDTFDELANVFQRRNSKVMRSPPTSVQTKSTAKEVATSAGESMEVEESRSRASSVSSVTSNKRRRKDNEEDEDINKQKEREEDKIEHIKKERSALQAYLLSSASKISKEASVVILEKLNSLEDDLREVIVENIKLREQNKYLKILNEIKSNLPDQIPGPSVQTRPFAKVVAGAGAMAKTGGVAKLNDVRIPEKKKKVLIKNNTQEEGGIPVVIGADVNARSPMWHDCILDYRGEILQDCVLSRDLYIINKPGNLPTFETVNGHSAIDVTMVSGPALSMISEWKVLSTTASDHRSLLCDVQSGLQSETENMINMTNEGGNIRKVKWDRVEEELRSVFNNPFVWKLNRLTDVNEMVNMINESMNHVMSVTLPSKGRQSISKNRWWNRELESDKRIVKRVRKELRNKISEGADEEVIVSVACCAHDM, encoded by the exons ATGGGGGGAGGAGGGGATGGTGACACGTTTGATGAGTTAGCAAATGTGTTCCAGAGAAGGAACAGTAAAGTGATGAGAAGTCCGCCCACAAGTGTACAGACAAAAAGTACAGCTAAAGAGGTCGCCACTTCGGCTGGTGAGTCGATGGAGGTTGAAGAGTCCAGAAGCCGGGCGTCGTCCGTGTCTTCTGTGACTTCGAATAAAAGACGCCGTAAAGATAATGAGGAAGATGAAGACATAAATAAACAGAAAGAAAGAGAAGAAGATAAGATAGAACATATTAAGAAAGAAAGATCTGCTTTGCAGGCTTATCTTTTGTCGAGTGCGTCCAAAATATCTAAAGAAGCCTCTGTAgttattcttgaaaaattaaacTCCCTTGAGGACGACTTGAGGGAAGTTATAGTAGAAAATATAAAGCTGAGGGAACAGAATAAATATCTAAAGATActtaatgaaataaagagTAACTTACCTGATCAGATTCCTGGTCCATCGGTGCAGACCCGACCCTTCGCGAAGGTGGTGGCTGGAGCTGGTGCGATGGCGAAAACAGGCGGTGTGGCAAAACTTAATGATGTCCGAATAcccgaaaaaaagaaaaaagtcttgattaaaaataatacccAAGAGGAAGGT GGTATTCCCGTTGTAATAGGGGCGGATGTAAACGCCAGATCACCAATGTGGCACGACTGCATATTAGATTATAGGGGGGAAATACTGCAGGATTGTGTTTTGTCCAGGGacttatatataataaataaacctgGGAACTTACCTACTTTCGAGACTGTAAATGGGCATTCTGCTATCGATGTTACGATGGTGTCAGGTCCGGCGCTGTCTATGATTTCCGAATGGAAGGTCCTGTCCACGACTGCCTCTGATCACCGTAGCCTTCTCTGTGACGTCCAATCGGGTCTTCAATCTGAAAcagaaaatatgattaatatgACTAATGAAGGTGGTAATATTAGAAAGGTTAAATGGGATAGGGTGGAGGAGGAATTGAGAAGTGTCTTTAACAACCCGTTTGTCTGGAAGTTAAATAGATTGACAGATGTAAATGAGATGGTTAATATGATAAATGAATCAATGAATCACGTAATGAGTGTTACACTTCCAAGCAAAGGTCGTCAAAGTATTAGTAAAAATAGATGGTGGAACAGAGAATTAGAGAGTGATAAAAGAATCGTGAAAAGAGTACGAaaggaattaagaaataaaatatctgaGGGCGCGGACGAGGAGGTGATAGTGAGTGTAGCATGCTGTGCACACGACATGTAG